GCTGAGAAGAATGGTCATGAGTCTCTTCGTGCGATTCAGTCGATGGAGCTTTCGGTTCAGGCTCAACTGAAGATGGATTTTCGACTTTGCTTTCGGGAATTTTTTCTTTTTTTGACTCACGGGCTTTTTTTGCTCTCATGATGACTTTTTCTGCACTATCAGCAAACTTACTTCCCCATTTTTCAGCCATACTCATTTTCTTTGCTGGCGCTCCGCTTAAATGAGCGAGGAGATCTTTTGCCTCATGATTTGGAAAAAATTCAAGAATGATCTCGCATCCCTTTTTGGCCTCCTCCTTTTTCCCCGCGAGATTCCATTCTCGTACTTTTCCCCATGCTTCTTCAAGTGTCATTCCATTCTCTTCATGGAATTTTTCTTCAAGTGATTTTTGGTTTGGGAAAGACATAAAACAAGGTGCCAAGTGCAAAAAAATCCCTCTCTATTGCTCGTCCTTAAAGTACATTTTAAAGGCTATTCAGTCTGTTCACTTTGTTCAATATCCTGATTCTGACTTTGCTTCTTTTCATCTCCCTTTTCTCTCTTTTCTCTCTTTTTCCCAGTCTTCACGACATCAAAAATAAAGGAAAGGATATACGTAAGTGATGAAATCGCATCATCATTCGCAGGAATAAGATCGGTATATAAATCAGGATCTACATTGGTATCTGCAATTCCAATGATAGGAATTCCGAGAAGCTTTGCCTCGCGAAGGGCAGAAACATCTCTTTTCCCATCAGTCACAAAAATAACGTCCGGTTTTCGGTACATATCAATAATTCCGGAAAATGCGATTTCTAATTTACTTTTTTCTCGAATAAGCCGGGATTTTTCTTTTTTACTGAATTTGTCAATTTCTCCAGTTCTGACCATGTCTCGAAGAGATTTCAAATATTTTATTCGAGACTGAATAGTCGCAAAATTCGTAAGCATTCCTCCAATCCATTTGTTCACTACTATCGGATATCCGGTTTCATTCCCGAGTTCTTCAAACAAAAGCTTTGTTTGAGGTTTTGTCGAAACAAAAAGGATAACGTCGCCTTTGTCGACATGATATTTGAGTTTCTTCAGAGCCACTTCAAGATGGGAAGCTGTTTTTTTGAGATCAATAATATGAATTCCGTCCTTCTGACCGTAAATGTAATTCTTCATTTTCGGATTCCAGCGAGAAACTTTATGCCCAAAATGAACAGCATTTTGAGCGAGATCAGCAAGAGAAATCATCATAGAAAGAGGGGGAAAAATCCTTAAATTTGGTCGCAAGAGGAAACTTCACGCTGTTCATAAACTTTCGAACTTTATGGCTTCAAAAGCAGGATTTGAACAATCTGCTTCCTCCGGTGATAGAAAAGCGCTGCGAAGTGTACAGAAAAAGTGGAGC
The genomic region above belongs to Candidatus Peregrinibacteria bacterium and contains:
- a CDS encoding DUF4870 domain-containing protein, giving the protein MSFPNQKSLEEKFHEENGMTLEEAWGKVREWNLAGKKEEAKKGCEIILEFFPNHEAKDLLAHLSGAPAKKMSMAEKWGSKFADSAEKVIMRAKKARESKKEKIPESKVENPSSVEPEPKAPSTESHEETHDHSSQQSFLKESSPEKEESSESKPVVLEDERLFATISYAWIFCVIPLLMKKDSEFVMFHAKQGLVLAILITVFDLFVGGILNLALPAIGFFLKVIYLGMLGYAAYGAYLGKYWKIPFVYNLSQKIKI
- the rpsB gene encoding 30S ribosomal protein S2 yields the protein MMISLADLAQNAVHFGHKVSRWNPKMKNYIYGQKDGIHIIDLKKTASHLEVALKKLKYHVDKGDVILFVSTKPQTKLLFEELGNETGYPIVVNKWIGGMLTNFATIQSRIKYLKSLRDMVRTGEIDKFSKKEKSRLIREKSKLEIAFSGIIDMYRKPDVIFVTDGKRDVSALREAKLLGIPIIGIADTNVDPDLYTDLIPANDDAISSLTYILSFIFDVVKTGKKREKREKGDEKKQSQNQDIEQSEQTE